The proteins below are encoded in one region of Sideroxydans lithotrophicus ES-1:
- a CDS encoding YecA/YgfB family protein — MSNQESFDDEEVTPALSEQEMDELDSFLMSDATTNEVMLLDCLDGFLTALACGPALPKPEEWMPRVWGPTAADAPAFVSAAQAARITDLLARHMNAIVWSLQQDAEHFEPVFDLQVFEGDEREYMDGEMWAHGFMTGIDMQRSGWQSLFESKHGPVALRPIYLLGAPEISEAEEELVKTPAQREELSKQIPASIGWIYKFWAPQRRAADSANGKAAAAEIPKISRNAPCSCGSGRKYKKCCGAAQGED, encoded by the coding sequence ATGTCAAACCAAGAATCCTTCGATGATGAAGAAGTCACCCCCGCGCTCTCCGAACAGGAGATGGACGAGCTCGACAGCTTTCTGATGTCGGACGCCACCACCAACGAAGTCATGCTGCTGGACTGTCTGGATGGATTCCTCACTGCCCTTGCTTGCGGCCCGGCGCTGCCAAAACCGGAAGAGTGGATGCCGCGCGTGTGGGGCCCGACAGCGGCAGACGCACCGGCATTCGTATCCGCTGCCCAGGCAGCACGAATCACCGACCTGCTCGCGCGCCACATGAACGCAATCGTCTGGAGCCTGCAACAGGACGCCGAGCATTTCGAGCCCGTGTTTGATCTGCAAGTCTTCGAAGGCGACGAGCGCGAATACATGGACGGCGAGATGTGGGCGCATGGATTCATGACCGGCATCGACATGCAGCGCTCTGGCTGGCAGTCCCTGTTCGAATCAAAACACGGCCCCGTGGCATTGCGACCGATCTACCTGCTGGGTGCGCCGGAGATCAGCGAGGCAGAAGAAGAGCTGGTAAAGACACCGGCCCAGCGTGAAGAACTCTCAAAACAGATCCCGGCCAGCATCGGCTGGATCTACAAATTCTGGGCGCCGCAACGCCGTGCGGCAGACAGTGCCAATGGCAAAGCCGCTGCAGCCGAGATTCCAAAGATAAGCCGCAATGCACCTTGCAGTTGCGGCAGCGGGAGGAAGTACAAGAAGTGCTGCGGGGCGGCTCAGGGGGAAGATTGA
- a CDS encoding dUTP diphosphatase yields the protein MTALPKAGKMTISETQLLTMLELQDGMNSKVNPAWVAANNNWHRAIQVEGVEAVEHHGWKWWKKQECDWAQLRMELVDIWHFILSAAIQVKLGNIAQAQMEMQAELALHHKSVQFDNQNYVLAQLNLLDKLDLLVGLAAARRTSLALFESLLHDCDMEWNDLFKQYVGKNVLNVFRQDHGYKAGTYIKIWDGREDNEHLVEVLEIADLDSANVRDELYRSLKARYLIVQEGK from the coding sequence ATGACCGCTTTACCCAAGGCCGGCAAAATGACGATCTCCGAGACCCAACTCCTCACCATGCTCGAACTGCAGGACGGCATGAACAGCAAGGTCAACCCCGCCTGGGTTGCCGCCAACAACAACTGGCATCGCGCCATCCAGGTCGAAGGCGTCGAAGCGGTCGAGCACCACGGCTGGAAGTGGTGGAAGAAGCAGGAATGCGACTGGGCGCAACTGCGCATGGAGCTGGTCGATATCTGGCACTTCATCCTGTCCGCAGCCATACAGGTCAAACTCGGCAACATCGCCCAGGCGCAGATGGAGATGCAGGCCGAACTCGCTCTGCACCACAAGTCGGTGCAGTTCGATAACCAGAACTATGTGCTCGCCCAACTGAACCTGCTGGACAAGCTCGACCTGCTGGTGGGCCTCGCCGCAGCCAGGCGCACCAGCCTCGCGCTGTTCGAATCGCTGCTGCACGACTGCGACATGGAATGGAACGACCTGTTCAAACAATATGTCGGCAAGAACGTGCTCAACGTGTTCCGCCAGGACCACGGCTACAAGGCCGGCACCTACATCAAGATATGGGATGGCCGCGAGGACAACGAACATCTGGTCGAGGTGCTGGAGATCGCCGATCTGGATTCCGCCAATGTCCGCGACGAGCTCTACCGCTCGCTCAAGGCGAGATACCTGATCGTTCAGGAAGGGAAATAA
- a CDS encoding class I SAM-dependent methyltransferase, whose translation MLFTRPQAQAFYDRFGSKQDAQAFYEDAALDDLIAHAAFEQAASVFELASGTGRFALRLLGRHLPATASYLGIDLSSTMIGLATQRIAPYADRAKVMQTDGTMQFPLPDHSVDRVVCVYLFDILPEDDIRQAIAEAHRVLKPGGKLCVASLTQGVTVASRIVSTLWSLAFRLHPALVGGCRPLRLDRFFDFANWSPDRRNVVVKFGVPTEVVVATPK comes from the coding sequence ATGCTCTTCACCCGACCACAGGCACAGGCCTTCTATGACCGCTTCGGCAGCAAGCAGGATGCGCAGGCATTCTATGAAGATGCGGCGCTCGACGACCTCATCGCACACGCCGCTTTCGAACAGGCTGCCAGCGTGTTCGAGCTTGCCAGCGGCACCGGGCGCTTCGCCTTACGCCTGTTGGGCAGGCACCTGCCTGCAACGGCCTCCTACCTCGGCATCGACCTCAGCAGCACCATGATCGGGCTTGCCACACAGCGCATCGCACCCTACGCCGACCGCGCGAAAGTGATGCAGACCGACGGCACCATGCAGTTCCCGCTGCCCGATCATTCCGTCGACCGCGTCGTCTGCGTCTACCTGTTCGACATCCTGCCCGAAGACGACATCCGCCAGGCCATCGCCGAGGCGCACCGCGTGCTCAAGCCCGGCGGCAAGCTTTGCGTGGCGAGCCTGACACAAGGGGTGACAGTGGCTTCGCGCATCGTCAGCACGCTGTGGTCGCTGGCCTTTCGCCTGCATCCCGCGCTGGTGGGCGGCTGCCGTCCGCTCCGGCTCGACCGGTTCTTTGATTTTGCAAACTGGTCGCCGGATCGGCGCAACGTGGTGGTCAAGTTCGGCGTGCCCACCGAAGTGGTTGTTGCAACACCGAAGTGA
- a CDS encoding cyclic nucleotide-binding domain-containing protein, which produces MDNLDFTAPPPKPTFDTRVALKYFKASGSPLDVAAGTTLFAKGDRANALLFQRDRMYFLVEGDVELTVNRAAIGTVCNGDIFGEMTLITRMPRTATARAKTDCRLYTLDKDQLHAALGAAPEFGLLLMSIMITRLRDTIAAVKSSGMLSGEAGAEDAGVFDKKLLNKLVDELDDSTRVPYQATRKIMEEGQAGVMMYVVLEGSVAIAIQGSTVATIGPGGMFGEMALITRGERIASAIAQTDCVLLAISRNVFLDLVCSNPKFAVSLLGAVGNRARQLAAR; this is translated from the coding sequence ATGGACAATCTCGATTTCACTGCCCCACCGCCAAAACCGACTTTCGATACCAGGGTCGCGCTGAAATATTTCAAGGCTTCGGGCAGCCCGCTGGATGTGGCCGCAGGCACGACGCTCTTTGCCAAGGGCGACAGGGCCAATGCACTGCTCTTCCAGCGCGACAGGATGTATTTCCTGGTGGAAGGCGATGTGGAGCTGACGGTGAATCGTGCCGCTATCGGCACGGTATGCAACGGCGACATCTTCGGCGAGATGACGCTGATCACGCGCATGCCGCGCACGGCGACAGCCAGGGCCAAGACCGACTGCCGCCTCTACACGCTGGACAAGGACCAGCTCCATGCCGCACTCGGCGCTGCGCCTGAATTCGGCCTGTTGCTGATGAGCATCATGATCACACGCTTGCGCGACACCATCGCCGCCGTGAAGTCCTCAGGCATGCTGTCCGGCGAGGCCGGCGCGGAAGATGCGGGAGTGTTCGACAAGAAGCTGCTCAACAAGCTGGTGGATGAGCTGGACGACAGCACGCGCGTGCCCTACCAGGCCACACGCAAGATCATGGAAGAAGGCCAGGCCGGCGTGATGATGTATGTGGTGCTGGAGGGCAGCGTGGCGATCGCGATCCAAGGCAGCACGGTGGCGACCATCGGACCGGGCGGCATGTTCGGAGAGATGGCGCTGATCACGCGCGGCGAGCGCATCGCCAGTGCGATCGCACAGACCGATTGCGTATTGCTGGCGATCAGCCGCAATGTGTTCCTCGACCTGGTCTGTTCCAATCCGAAGTTTGCGGTGTCGCTGCTGGGTGCGGTGGGCAACCGCGCACGGCAACTGGCGGCGCGGTAG
- a CDS encoding DUF2934 domain-containing protein — protein MDALICGAFTMSQEETPLYGELVIPFNAEGQPDFHEQAKKKATELRSRIRQTAYYLAEKRGFEPGYELEDWLKAERQVLRTFR, from the coding sequence ATGGATGCCCTTATTTGCGGGGCATTCACCATGAGCCAGGAAGAGACGCCACTGTACGGGGAACTGGTCATCCCTTTCAACGCCGAAGGCCAGCCAGACTTCCACGAGCAAGCAAAGAAGAAGGCCACGGAATTGCGGTCAAGGATCCGGCAGACTGCTTATTACCTGGCGGAAAAACGCGGCTTCGAACCCGGTTACGAACTGGAAGACTGGCTCAAGGCCGAGAGACAGGTGTTGCGTACGTTCCGCTGA
- a CDS encoding hydrolase yields the protein MSIQNKFMLEPEKAVLLVIDVQEKLCAAMDQAGLSQLTRNAGILLEAANELAIPVVFTEQYVKGLGPTLSELKNRAPAAPCHEKMTFSCCGNEAFVDRLEESGRTQLIVAGMETHVCVLQTVIELLEEGFNVHVVKDAVLSRSADNKQTAMEAMVLAGAVPTCTEAVVFQLLKIAGTASFKKLSKLVK from the coding sequence ATGTCTATCCAGAACAAATTCATGCTCGAACCGGAAAAAGCCGTGCTGCTCGTCATCGATGTGCAGGAAAAACTCTGCGCCGCCATGGATCAGGCAGGGCTGAGCCAACTCACCAGGAATGCCGGCATCCTGCTCGAGGCCGCGAATGAACTGGCGATACCGGTGGTGTTCACCGAACAGTATGTCAAAGGGCTGGGCCCGACATTGAGCGAACTGAAGAACAGGGCGCCTGCCGCACCCTGCCATGAAAAGATGACCTTCAGCTGTTGCGGCAACGAGGCCTTCGTCGACCGACTGGAAGAGAGCGGCAGGACGCAGCTCATCGTCGCCGGCATGGAAACGCATGTCTGCGTGCTGCAAACCGTCATCGAACTGCTGGAAGAAGGATTCAACGTGCATGTCGTCAAGGACGCCGTGCTGAGCCGCAGCGCCGATAACAAGCAAACCGCAATGGAGGCCATGGTGCTGGCCGGAGCCGTGCCCACCTGCACAGAGGCAGTCGTGTTCCAGTTGCTGAAGATCGCCGGCACCGCATCGTTCAAGAAGCTGTCGAAACTGGTCAAGTGA
- a CDS encoding YbhB/YbcL family Raf kinase inhibitor-like protein: MPFTITSASFPNHGAIPERHTCDGMNVSPQLGWSGVPENTKSLVLIIDDPDAPDPRAPKMTWVHWVLYNIPPDTHELPEGIAAAALPPGTLQGKNDWQAIGYRGPCPPTGNHHYFHKLIALDIVLPDLKSPTKAALETMMQGYTISRAELIGRYQRQH; the protein is encoded by the coding sequence ATGCCATTCACCATCACCTCGGCATCCTTTCCCAACCACGGTGCGATCCCCGAGCGCCATACCTGCGACGGCATGAACGTCTCCCCGCAACTGGGCTGGAGCGGCGTGCCGGAAAACACCAAAAGCCTGGTCCTGATCATCGACGACCCGGACGCACCCGACCCCAGGGCGCCGAAAATGACCTGGGTACACTGGGTGCTCTACAACATCCCGCCCGACACGCACGAACTGCCCGAAGGCATCGCCGCTGCTGCGCTGCCGCCGGGCACATTGCAGGGCAAGAACGACTGGCAGGCCATCGGCTATCGTGGACCCTGCCCGCCGACAGGGAACCACCACTACTTCCACAAACTGATCGCCCTCGACATCGTGCTGCCGGACCTGAAGTCGCCCACCAAGGCCGCACTGGAAACCATGATGCAGGGCTACACGATCAGCCGCGCCGAACTGATCGGTCGTTACCAGCGCCAGCATTGA
- a CDS encoding sensor domain-containing diguanylate cyclase: MLQPSAAARMPVPALLRRFVLIYLSAAIVLTVAIFLSIRFDVQDRINNAKVREAARVDTAKNLVARDFSTVTSDLRLLASTPSLRRFLDHGGEERFDELANLFLELCRISGNYDQVRYLDTSGREIVRVNFNEGSPAIVPRSQLQDKSGRYFFRDSIKLDRNEIFVSPLDLNIEHDQLELPYKPMIRFGMPVFDGAGHKRGVILLNYFGGELLQHFRDVMRGGDRRRGMLLNRDGYWLSSAKQDEEWGFMLGKPELRFGKKYPDVWNAISTGDSGALQTDAGLFVYSTVYPLQPGQRSSTGSPLPRSPSKHELSAREYYWKIVSFTPYATFTEAAEINEVGRDILYGVAYLLLAFGSLAIAFFSLSRKQARVRMEEEEARLREIAVTMSDGLLVADLEGKITFANPEACRLLGYSENELLGKDMHGTLHVHGDGKQKEKHECSMLRVARTGETYRAVEEIFRCKNGQLLPISVSVSAIIREQQAAGIVVAFHDITERKKFEQELERRAQIDALTSLNNRRHFYELAEQEILRTKRYGKPLALMMLDVDHFKDINDTYGHHVGDTVLQTLGAVCLQTMREIDIIGRLGGEEFAILLPEATAAQAFDAAERLRLAVAAIAMPLEQGQTLSFTISIGVTGLVAKDSDIADMLKRADEAMYQAKRSGRNRVCSQE; this comes from the coding sequence ATGTTGCAACCAAGCGCTGCTGCGAGAATGCCTGTTCCGGCACTGCTGCGGCGATTCGTCCTGATCTACCTGTCTGCCGCGATCGTGCTCACCGTCGCGATCTTTCTCAGCATACGGTTTGATGTACAGGACCGGATCAACAACGCCAAGGTAAGAGAAGCGGCACGGGTCGACACCGCGAAGAATCTGGTGGCGCGTGATTTTTCCACGGTCACTTCGGATCTGCGCCTGCTTGCGTCCACCCCGTCACTGCGGCGCTTCCTCGATCATGGCGGCGAGGAGCGCTTCGACGAACTGGCCAATCTGTTTCTGGAATTGTGCAGGATATCGGGGAACTACGACCAGGTGCGCTACCTGGACACCTCCGGTCGCGAGATCGTCCGTGTCAACTTCAATGAGGGCAGCCCGGCCATCGTTCCGCGCAGCCAGCTGCAGGATAAATCCGGCAGATATTTCTTCCGCGACAGCATCAAGCTCGACCGCAACGAGATATTCGTCTCTCCGTTGGACCTGAACATCGAGCACGACCAGCTGGAACTCCCCTACAAACCGATGATCCGTTTCGGCATGCCGGTGTTCGATGGTGCCGGGCACAAACGCGGCGTTATCCTGCTCAATTACTTTGGCGGAGAGCTGCTGCAGCACTTCCGCGATGTCATGCGCGGCGGCGATCGGCGCCGCGGCATGCTGCTCAACCGCGATGGTTACTGGTTGAGCAGCGCGAAGCAAGATGAAGAATGGGGTTTCATGCTGGGCAAGCCGGAACTCAGGTTCGGAAAGAAATACCCCGACGTATGGAACGCCATATCGACCGGCGACAGCGGGGCGCTGCAGACAGATGCCGGGCTGTTCGTGTATTCCACGGTCTATCCATTGCAACCCGGGCAGCGCTCATCCACTGGCTCGCCGTTGCCGCGGTCTCCCAGCAAGCACGAACTGTCAGCGCGCGAATATTACTGGAAGATCGTTTCGTTCACCCCCTATGCAACCTTCACCGAGGCTGCCGAGATCAATGAGGTGGGCAGGGACATCCTGTACGGTGTCGCTTACCTGCTGCTTGCGTTCGGGTCGTTGGCCATCGCCTTTTTCAGCCTGAGCCGCAAGCAGGCGCGGGTCAGGATGGAAGAAGAAGAGGCGCGCCTGCGCGAGATCGCCGTCACCATGAGCGACGGCCTGCTGGTCGCCGACCTGGAAGGCAAGATCACATTTGCCAATCCTGAAGCATGCCGATTGCTGGGCTACAGCGAGAACGAACTCCTGGGCAAGGACATGCATGGCACGTTGCATGTCCATGGTGACGGCAAGCAAAAGGAAAAGCACGAGTGCAGCATGCTGCGCGTGGCGCGGACCGGGGAGACCTACCGTGCGGTGGAAGAGATATTCAGGTGCAAGAACGGGCAGCTGTTGCCGATCTCGGTGAGCGTCTCCGCGATCATCAGGGAACAGCAGGCCGCAGGCATCGTGGTGGCATTCCACGACATCACCGAAAGAAAGAAATTCGAGCAGGAACTGGAGCGGCGTGCGCAGATCGACGCATTGACCAGTCTCAACAACCGGCGCCATTTCTACGAACTGGCAGAACAGGAGATATTGCGCACCAAACGTTACGGCAAGCCGCTGGCATTGATGATGCTGGATGTGGATCACTTCAAGGACATCAACGATACCTATGGGCACCATGTGGGCGATACTGTCCTGCAGACACTGGGTGCCGTCTGCCTGCAGACGATGCGCGAGATCGACATCATCGGCCGCCTCGGCGGCGAGGAGTTCGCTATCCTGCTGCCGGAAGCGACCGCCGCACAAGCGTTCGATGCAGCCGAACGCTTGCGCCTGGCGGTTGCAGCGATAGCGATGCCGCTGGAGCAGGGCCAGACCCTTTCCTTCACCATCTCGATCGGGGTGACCGGCCTGGTGGCAAAAGACAGCGATATAGCAGACATGCTCAAGCGCGCCGACGAGGCCATGTATCAGGCAAAGAGATCAGGGCGCAACCGGGTGTGCAGCCAGGAATGA